The DNA sequence CGTCGAGCCGATCCTTGGACGCCTTGTCGGTTTCCTTCTTCAGCGCCTCGCGCTCGATCTTCAGCTGAATAATCCGCCGGTCGAGCGTCTCGATCTCCTCGGGCTTGCTCTCCACCTCCATCCGCAGGCGGGAAGCTGCCTCGTCCATCAGGTCGATCGCCTTGTCCGGCAGGAAGCGGTCGGTGATGTAGCGGTTGGACAGCGTCGCCGCCGACACGATCGCGCCGTCAGTGATCCGCACGCCATGGTGCAGCTCATATTTTTCCTTCAGGCCACGCAGGATGGAGATGGTGTCCTCCACCGTCGGCTCGCCCACGAACACCGGCTGGAAACGCCGCTGGAGCGCGGGGTCCTTCTCAACATATTTGCGATACTCATCGAGCGTCGTCGCGCCGATGCAATGCAGTTCGCCGCGTGCGAGCGCAGGCTTCAACAGATTGCCCGCGTCCATCGCGCCTTCCGACTTGCCCGCGCCGATCAGCGTGTGCATCTCGTCGATGAACAGGACGATCTGGCCTTCCGCGCCCTTCACTTCGTCCAGAACGCCCTTCAGTCGCTCCTCGAACTCGCCGCGATATTTCGCGCCCGCGATCAGGCTGCCCATGTCGAGCGCCATGAGCGTGCGGTCCTTGAGCGTATCGGGCACGTCGCCATTGGCGATGCGCAGCGCCAGGCCCTCCGCGATCGCGGTCTTGCCCACGCCCGGATCGCCGATCAGCACCGGATTATTCTTGGTCCGCCGCGCCAAAATCTGGATCGTCCGCCGGATTTCCTCGTCGCGCCCGATCACCGGATCCAGCTTGCCCTCGCGCGCCGCTTCGGTCAGGTCGCGCGCGAATTTCTTCAGCGCGTCATAGCGATCCTCCGCGCCCGCCGTGTCGGCCGTGCGCCCGCCGCGCAGATTGTTGATCGCGCTATTCAGCGCCTCCGCCTTCAGTCCCGCCGCCGCCAGAGCCTTGCCCGCTGCGCTCGTGGTCGCGAGCGTCAGCGCGAGCAGCAGTCGCTCAACCGTGACAAAGCTGTCCCCGGCCTTCGCCGCCACCTGCTCGGCGCTGTCCAGCACCCGCACCGCATCATTGTCGAGGCCCGGCGTCTGCTGCGCTCCGCTGCCCGATACTGCAGGCACCTTGGCCAGTGCCGCATCGGTTTCCCGCAGCGCGATAGCGGGATCGCCGCCCGCCGCCTTGATCAGGCCGGATGCCATGCCCTGATTGTCCTCCAGCAGCGCCTTCAGCAGATGCTCTGGACTGATCCGCTGATGGCTCATGCGGATCGCGACGGTCTGCGCCGATTGCAGGAAGCCCTTGGCGCGGTCAGTGAATTTTTCGAGGTTCATAGGAAGCCCTTCGTGAAACTTGCCACGATGTAATGTTGCATAAATGACACACAAGAGGCGCTACGCAATTATCCTTAGCATCGCTCGCCCACCCGGCGCAAACCTGCCCATATTAGAGGGAGATAAGCTCCCGATCCCGACGCGCCGTCCCTCCAATGCGTATTGCGCCGTCCCCATGCGCCGCTATGCTGCGGGCATCCATGCCGCCTCCCCGGCCATGATCTCCAGCTTCGATGAGGGCGCCCATGATTTTTTCCTCCACCTCGCGTCGCCTGGCTCTGTCGCTTGGCCTGTCTTCATTGAGCCTGTCGATCATCGCCTTTCCAGTCCCAGTCGCACGCGCTGCCCCAGCGGCTCAGACGGCTCCAGCGCCGCTCTCCAGCCTCGTTTCGGCGGTCGATATCCCTTACGAACAGTTCACGCTGAAAAACGGCCTGCGCGTCATCGTGCATACCGACCGGAAGGCTCCTGTGGTGGCGGTGTCGGTTTGGTATCATGTCGGCTCGCGCTTCGAGCCTGCGGGCAAGACCGGCTTTGCTCATCTGTTCGAACATCTGATGTTCTACGGTTCTGAAAATGCCGATGGGCCTTTCTTCGGACGGCTGGAGGATATCGGTGCGACCGACTGGAACGGCACGACCTGGTTCGATCGCACCAATTATTTCGAAACGGTGCCGACCGGCGCGCTCGACCGGGCATTGTTCCTCGAATCCGACCGCATGGGTCATCTGCTCGGCGCGGTGACGCAAACCAAGCTCGATGCCCAGCGCAGCGTCGTGCAGAATGAAAAGCGGATGGGCGAGAATGAGCCATACGGTCTGGTCGAATATGCCCAGCTTGCCGCCATGCTGCCCGAAGGCCATCCCTATCGCCACTCGACCATTGGATCGATGGCGGACCTGAATGCCGCCAGCCTTGCCGACGTGCAGAACTGGTTCAAAACCCATTATGGCCCGAACAACGCCGTGCTGGTGCTCGCGGGCGATATCGACTTGGCGACCGCGAGGGCGAAGGCCGAAAAATGGTTCGGGAACATCCCGGTCGGCCCCGCGCCCAAGGATGTGGACGCCGCCGTGCCAACGCTCGACAGGGATGTCGAAAAGCTGATGCACGACAATGTCGCGGCGACCCGGCTCTACCGCAACTGGATCGTGCCGGGCGT is a window from the Sphingobium sp. Cam5-1 genome containing:
- the clpB gene encoding ATP-dependent chaperone ClpB; protein product: MNLEKFTDRAKGFLQSAQTVAIRMSHQRISPEHLLKALLEDNQGMASGLIKAAGGDPAIALRETDAALAKVPAVSGSGAQQTPGLDNDAVRVLDSAEQVAAKAGDSFVTVERLLLALTLATTSAAGKALAAAGLKAEALNSAINNLRGGRTADTAGAEDRYDALKKFARDLTEAAREGKLDPVIGRDEEIRRTIQILARRTKNNPVLIGDPGVGKTAIAEGLALRIANGDVPDTLKDRTLMALDMGSLIAGAKYRGEFEERLKGVLDEVKGAEGQIVLFIDEMHTLIGAGKSEGAMDAGNLLKPALARGELHCIGATTLDEYRKYVEKDPALQRRFQPVFVGEPTVEDTISILRGLKEKYELHHGVRITDGAIVSAATLSNRYITDRFLPDKAIDLMDEAASRLRMEVESKPEEIETLDRRIIQLKIEREALKKETDKASKDRLDALEEDLANLEEQSAALTQRWQAEKDKIAGESKLKEQLEAARVELEQAQRAGDLAKAGELAYGRIPDLERKIAEAEGATEGAMLREEVTPEDIASVVSRWTGIPVDKMMEGEREKLLAMEEELGKRVIGQADAVKAVSTAVRRSRAGLQDPNRPLGSFLFLGPTGVGKTELTKALAGFLFDDDSAMVRIDMSEFMEKHSVARLIGAPPGYVGYEEGGVLTEAVRRRPYQVVLFDEVEKAHSDVFNVLLQVLDDGRLTDGQGRTVDFTNTIIVLTSNLGSQFIASLADDEPVEKVEDQVMDIVRGHFRPEFLNRLDEVILFHRLGASHMAPIVDIQVARIGKLLKDRKVKLDLTDGARAWLGRVGYDPVYGARPLKRAVQRYLQDSLADLILRGEVPDGATVRVDEGDGALQLRVG